GCTTCTGCGCGCGCTGGCACTGGGATCGCTGCTCGCTATGCCTACTCACGCTCAGTATCTTGAGACTACGATAGACCTGTGCCCTGGCGGCGTTGGCAGCGTGCTGCAGTTGGACTGCATCGCCGTCAACCCTGCAACCCACACGGTCTATGTCGGCGGAGATGGATGGGTCGCGGTGGTAGACGGAGCTGGCCTCTCCTTCGAGAAACGGATTCAAGTCGACAGCCGGTGCCGGGCCCTCGTCTACGTGCCGGCGAAGAACAAGCTGTATGTCGCGGGTTGGGGTAGTCCGCCGGACAGCGTGGTCTACGTCATCGACTGCGGTACGAACGAGGTGCTATCTCGCGTCCGCGTCGGCCTACGGCCCCATGCTCTCTGCTACGACTGGTTGGACAACAAGGTCTACTGCGCGAACTACTCCTCGAACACCGTTTCGGCAATCGATGTGTCCGGCGACAGCGTCGTTGCGACGATTCAGGTCGATAGTCAACCCCGGGCGCTCTGTTTCAATCCGGTTGACCGCAAGGTTTACTGCGCCAACTTCAAGTCCGCCTCAGTTACGGTCATAGGTGCGACTATGGACACCGTCGTGGCAACGGTCAACGTGGGGAACGGTCCCGTTTCCTTCTGCCACAACTCCCGAGACAACAAGGTGTACTGCGGGCGCGGATACTTGAGTGGGCACTTCACGGTAATCGACGGCGCGGCCGATACGGTTCTGGCCACGCTGCAAGTAGGAGGAGAACAGAATAGCATAGCCTACAGCCCGCTTACCGGCCGCGTCTACTGTACCAACGAGGGGGCTATTGTCGTCATAGACGGCGCTGGCGACAGCATCCGAGGGTCCTCGGCCGGGGGCTACCCTTGGCAGTCGGTGCTGTGCAACCCCGCAAACGGCAAACTCTACGCTGCGACGGATGATGGCCGCATGGGCGTCATCGATGGCGTCACCGATAGCCTTCTCGCGGTCTTCATCCTCCCTGACGACTCAAGACGGCTGGCGGTGGACCCGACCCTGAATCGCGTGTACGGGGCTTATGTGAACACGCCCTCGGTGGCGTGTGTGGACGGCGCGGGCGATTCGCTGCTGGCGGTGGTAAGAACGGGCGTGAAGCCCTTCAAGATCTGCTACAACCCGGTCGAGGACAAGCTCTACACAGTGAACCGCGACAACTGCGGTTCCGTATCGGTCGTCGACGCGGCGACAAACTCACTTCTCTCGACGATCCCAATGCACGGGTATCCATGGGAGGCCGCATGCGATTCCGCCAATGACAAGGTATTCGTTTCTCTCCGGTCCGGGCACGGAGGCGACTCCGGCGTTGTCGTGATTGACTGCCGCGCCGATGCAGTTGAGGCGGTGGCGTCCGTATGGGACGACCCAACGCGTCTGCTTGACTACCACCATGAGCCTGACAGGGAGTGCGCGCCCAACTCCAAAGTGTATTGCTCGCAAGTCCGCTTGAAAAGACACTCCGTGGCAGTGATAGATGCACGAACGGACAGCGTGCTGACGACCATCCCGTTCAACTGGGGCGCGCCCTACAAGATGGCCGTGAATCACAGCTATGACAAGCTATACGTGGCCAACTACGATGGCAATCAACTGGCCATTATCAGTTCAGCAACCGACTCTGTAGTCAAGCTCGTCCAAGTCTACGCCGGCCCAGGTTTCACGATTCACTACAACCCTGCGGCCGAGAAGCTCTACGCGTCTACCAACGGTATGTACTGTGGCTACGTGACCATTGTCAGCGGCCGCGATGACAGCATCATCAGAGTATTGGAGACTCCGTTCATCGGGATGGCGTGCCAGAGTCCCGCCAAGCCCGATGTATTCATGTATGGCACAGAGGGGGTCTTTGTGATTGACGGTCTGGGCGATTCGGTT
The sequence above is a segment of the candidate division WOR-3 bacterium genome. Coding sequences within it:
- a CDS encoding YncE family protein gives rise to the protein MTRGTKDRVRGRYSIPTIRAAKAKVLLRALALGSLLAMPTHAQYLETTIDLCPGGVGSVLQLDCIAVNPATHTVYVGGDGWVAVVDGAGLSFEKRIQVDSRCRALVYVPAKNKLYVAGWGSPPDSVVYVIDCGTNEVLSRVRVGLRPHALCYDWLDNKVYCANYSSNTVSAIDVSGDSVVATIQVDSQPRALCFNPVDRKVYCANFKSASVTVIGATMDTVVATVNVGNGPVSFCHNSRDNKVYCGRGYLSGHFTVIDGAADTVLATLQVGGEQNSIAYSPLTGRVYCTNEGAIVVIDGAGDSIRGSSAGGYPWQSVLCNPANGKLYAATDDGRMGVIDGVTDSLLAVFILPDDSRRLAVDPTLNRVYGAYVNTPSVACVDGAGDSLLAVVRTGVKPFKICYNPVEDKLYTVNRDNCGSVSVVDAATNSLLSTIPMHGYPWEAACDSANDKVFVSLRSGHGGDSGVVVIDCRADAVEAVASVWDDPTRLLDYHHEPDRECAPNSKVYCSQVRLKRHSVAVIDARTDSVLTTIPFNWGAPYKMAVNHSYDKLYVANYDGNQLAIISSATDSVVKLVQVYAGPGFTIHYNPAAEKLYASTNGMYCGYVTIVSGRDDSIIRVLETPFIGMACQSPAKPDVFMYGTEGVFVIDGLGDSVLTRISTPNPQYSLAMECDIGHDKVYCSVDSTVVIIDALTYRVTRTIRVGQYPGDMVWVPRHSRMFVANMRSSSISVIRDTPLAVEEQRAVATEPSPPTVVRRSVPLRSATTGDICDVSGRRLKVLNPGANNIGHLAPGVYFVREELPASSHKPAVRKVVLTK